The Mycteria americana isolate JAX WOST 10 ecotype Jacksonville Zoo and Gardens chromosome 18, USCA_MyAme_1.0, whole genome shotgun sequence genome window below encodes:
- the FNDC10 gene encoding fibronectin type III domain-containing protein 10 — protein MPSLLPPFLALLCFGAPAPALRGPAPPASPRRADAGAEAEAAAAEEQPWCPYKVGAEGAAGGRLCFRTPARGFQCAARACRAHRSPGGALVANVLRNGSVLLQWGPPRPAAGLRGFALNCSWDGTYTRFPCDSVELGAACRDYLLPEAHGSVRYRLCLQPRYAPPRPAPPAQCVEFRVEPAAMRDIVVAMTAVGGSICVMLVFICLLVAYITENLMSPALAGAAGAAAPRRA, from the coding sequence ATGCCCAGCCTGCTGCCGCCCTTCCTCGCCCTGCTCTGCTTCGGGGCGCCCGCGCCCGCCCTGagggggccggcgccgcccgcctcgccgcGGCGAGCCGAcgccggggccgaggccgaggcggcggcggcggaggagcaGCCGTGGTGCCCCTACAAGGTGGGGGCCgagggcgcggcgggcgggcggctctgcTTCCGCACGCCGGCCCGCGGCTTCCAGTGCGCGGCGCGGGCCTGCCGCGCCCACCGCTCGCCGGGCGGCGCGCTGGTGGCCAACGTGCTGCGCAACGGCAGCGTGCTGCTGCAGTgggggccgccgcgccccgccgccggcctccGCGGCTTCGCGCTCAACTGCTCCTGGGACGGCACCTACACGCGCTTCCCCTGCGACAGCGTGGAGCTGGGCGCCGCCTGCCGCGACTACCTGCTGCCCGAGGCGCACGGCAGCGTGCGCTACCGCCTCTGCCTGCAGCCGCGCTacgcgccgccgcgccccgcgccgcccgctcaGTGCGTGGAGTTCCGCGTGGAGCCGGCCGCCATGCGGGACATCGTCGTCGCCATGACGGCCGTGGGGGGCTCCATCTGCGTCATGCTCGTCTTCATCTGCCTCCTGGTGGCCTACATCACCGAGAACCTCATGAGCCCGGCCCTCGCCGGCGccgcgggcgccgccgccccgcgccgcgcctaG